One genomic region from Spirosoma sp. KCTC 42546 encodes:
- a CDS encoding transposase family protein encodes MESFLPLVEYLLPDFILTYYHLTRVESASEVLHLYLEEKTYDESAKPKAELLSKGFLPEITIQDFPIRDKRVFLHIKRRRWLNTQTQKVETRDWNQVAKGTRMMTDFALFLNQIDGFLPPQYQ; translated from the coding sequence TTGGAAAGTTTCTTGCCCCTGGTCGAATACCTTTTACCTGATTTCATCCTAACCTATTACCACTTAACTCGCGTCGAATCCGCTTCCGAAGTACTTCATCTGTATCTGGAAGAGAAAACCTATGACGAGTCGGCTAAGCCAAAAGCCGAGCTGCTATCCAAGGGCTTTCTACCAGAAATCACTATTCAGGACTTCCCCATTCGAGACAAGCGCGTGTTTCTGCACATTAAACGCCGTCGGTGGCTCAATACCCAGACTCAAAAAGTGGAAACCAGGGACTGGAATCAAGTGGCAAAAGGCACGCGAATGATGACAGACTTCGCGCTTTTTTTAAACCAGATTGACGGATTCCTCCCCCCACAGTACCAATAG
- a CDS encoding transposase — translation MTRQYRIELSEFSTWDQRTHAKQWLLYPQNLGPHLSLDETSLSQGELYTILTNKAAKGGKGSIVAIVAGTKAETVIEILRKLPENQRKKVQEITLDMAGNMGLIAKKCFPKATQVTDRFHVQQLALEAVQDMRIHYRWQALDAENEALEQAKLNQIDYQPELLSNGDTVKQLLARSRYILYKKSIDWTQSQQERANLLFDRYPDLKRAYELSQSLSHIFENTTDKLYGLARLAKWHEKVRQAGFKAFNTVARSIQNHYTTILNYFDNRSTNASAESFNAKIKAFRAQFRGVRNVEFFLYRLTQLYA, via the coding sequence CTGACACGGCAATACCGAATCGAGTTAAGTGAGTTTTCAACTTGGGATCAACGAACTCATGCCAAGCAGTGGCTTTTGTATCCTCAGAATCTGGGGCCGCACCTGTCGCTGGATGAAACGAGTCTATCCCAGGGCGAGCTCTATACGATTCTGACCAATAAGGCCGCCAAAGGGGGCAAGGGAAGCATCGTGGCTATTGTAGCAGGAACGAAGGCCGAAACGGTGATTGAGATCTTGCGTAAGTTGCCTGAAAACCAGCGTAAAAAGGTACAGGAGATTACCTTAGACATGGCAGGGAACATGGGGCTGATCGCTAAAAAATGTTTCCCTAAGGCTACCCAGGTAACCGACCGTTTCCATGTGCAGCAACTCGCTCTGGAGGCTGTTCAGGACATGCGCATCCACTACCGCTGGCAAGCCCTGGATGCGGAGAATGAGGCCCTTGAGCAGGCCAAGCTCAACCAGATCGACTATCAACCAGAGTTACTTTCCAATGGTGACACGGTGAAACAACTACTGGCACGTAGCCGCTATATACTTTATAAAAAGTCGATTGATTGGACTCAAAGCCAGCAGGAGCGGGCCAATCTGCTGTTTGATCGCTACCCAGATTTGAAGAGGGCTTATGAGTTGAGTCAATCCCTGAGCCACATCTTTGAGAATACCACCGACAAGCTCTACGGCTTAGCTCGGTTGGCTAAATGGCATGAAAAAGTCCGACAGGCTGGTTTCAAAGCTTTTAATACGGTAGCCCGTTCCATCCAGAACCACTACACCACTATCCTCAATTATTTTGACAACCGCAGCACGAATGCTTCGGCGGAGTCCTT